One segment of Dissulfurirhabdus thermomarina DNA contains the following:
- a CDS encoding type 1 glutamine amidotransferase, translating to MTSASAPRIHALQHVPFEGPAALAHWARERGLRLEVTRLFAGEPPPETAAFDLLAVLGGPMGVGDAADHPWMAGEMRLVEAAVRAGKGVLGVCLGAQILAHVLGAAVRRNPHREIGWFPVTLTPEGRRHPLTAGLPETFEAFHWHGETFDIPAGAEHLASSEACRHQAFALGPRVIGLQFHLETTPAAVERLVTHCADELDGGPWVQAPHEMAADPGRFSALRGRLDALLDAWAAAGAAGG from the coding sequence GTGACCTCGGCGTCCGCGCCTCGGATTCACGCCCTCCAGCACGTCCCCTTCGAGGGGCCGGCCGCCCTGGCCCACTGGGCCCGCGAGCGGGGCCTCCGCCTGGAGGTGACCCGCCTCTTCGCCGGCGAGCCCCCGCCGGAGACGGCGGCCTTCGACCTCCTGGCCGTGCTCGGCGGACCCATGGGGGTGGGGGACGCCGCGGACCATCCCTGGATGGCGGGGGAGATGCGCCTCGTGGAGGCGGCGGTCCGGGCGGGGAAGGGCGTCCTGGGCGTCTGCCTCGGGGCCCAGATCCTCGCCCACGTCCTGGGGGCGGCGGTGCGGCGGAATCCCCACCGGGAGATCGGCTGGTTCCCCGTGACCCTCACCCCGGAGGGGCGCCGCCATCCCCTCACCGCCGGGCTCCCGGAGACCTTCGAGGCCTTCCACTGGCACGGGGAGACCTTCGACATCCCCGCCGGCGCCGAGCACCTGGCCTCGTCCGAGGCCTGCCGCCACCAGGCCTTCGCCCTGGGGCCCCGGGTGATCGGGCTCCAGTTCCACCTCGAGACCACACCGGCGGCGGTGGAGCGGCTCGTCACCCACTGCGCCGACGAGCTCGACGGTGGTCCGTGGGTCCAGGCCCCGCACGAGATGGCCGCCGACCCGGGCCGTTTCTCCGCCCTCCGGGGCCGCCTCGACGCCCTGCTCGATGCCTGGGCGGCGGCCGGCGCCGCCGGGGGTTGA
- the trpE gene encoding anthranilate synthase component I produces the protein MLTPDLTQFKALAADYNLIPVWREVPVDFDTPVSLFAKLSDGGPAFLLESLEGGEKWGRYSFIGLRPFLVFGCRGREVFTEVRGRRETRAADDPLEVLREIMGGFRPAPVPGLPRFYGGAVGYLGYDMVRFMERLPELAPETTGFADATFMFPELLLVHDNLRHSLQIVACLRVDDPAGAEGVYQQGVRAVENITQRLRRGIDYRDPPVGQQVLTHLAPEIPRERFEEMVRRAKEYIRAGDVIQVVLSQRFSGQAGVPPFDLYRALRKINPSPYLYYLQLGDEVLVGSSPEILVRLTDGLVEVRPIAGTRPRGRTPEEDAALEAELLADPKERAEHLMLVDLGRNDVGRVARIGTVRVNDLMVVERYSHVMHLVSGVTGRLAEGRDMFDVLRACFPAGTVSGAPKIRAMEIIEELEPVRRGPYAGAVGYLGFSGNMDLAITIRTLFQKGDRLYLQAGAGIVADSDPAREWDETLNKGRALMRAIDLAQEGL, from the coding sequence ATGCTGACGCCGGACCTCACCCAGTTCAAGGCCCTGGCCGCCGATTACAACCTGATCCCCGTGTGGCGCGAGGTCCCGGTGGACTTCGACACCCCGGTTTCCCTCTTCGCCAAGCTTTCGGACGGGGGGCCCGCCTTCCTGCTCGAGTCCCTCGAGGGCGGCGAGAAGTGGGGCCGGTACAGCTTCATCGGCCTCCGGCCCTTCCTGGTCTTCGGGTGCCGGGGACGCGAGGTCTTCACCGAGGTTCGGGGCCGCCGGGAGACCCGGGCGGCGGACGATCCCCTGGAAGTCCTCCGGGAGATCATGGGGGGGTTCCGCCCGGCGCCGGTCCCGGGGCTGCCCCGTTTCTACGGCGGCGCCGTGGGTTACCTCGGCTACGACATGGTCCGGTTCATGGAGCGGCTGCCGGAGCTGGCCCCCGAGACCACGGGCTTCGCCGACGCCACCTTCATGTTCCCGGAGCTCCTCCTGGTCCACGACAATCTTCGCCACAGCCTCCAGATCGTCGCCTGTCTCCGGGTGGACGACCCGGCCGGGGCCGAGGGCGTCTACCAGCAGGGCGTCCGGGCCGTGGAGAACATCACCCAGCGCCTGCGCCGTGGCATCGACTACCGGGATCCGCCCGTGGGGCAACAGGTGCTCACCCATCTCGCCCCGGAGATCCCCCGGGAGCGGTTCGAGGAGATGGTCCGACGGGCCAAGGAGTACATCCGGGCCGGGGACGTCATCCAGGTGGTGCTCTCCCAGCGGTTCTCCGGGCAGGCCGGGGTGCCGCCCTTCGACCTGTACCGGGCCCTGCGGAAGATCAACCCCTCGCCCTACCTCTACTACCTCCAGCTGGGGGACGAGGTCCTGGTGGGATCCTCCCCCGAGATCCTGGTGCGCCTCACCGACGGGCTGGTGGAGGTGCGCCCCATCGCCGGCACCCGGCCCCGCGGGCGGACGCCCGAGGAGGACGCGGCCCTCGAGGCGGAACTCCTCGCCGACCCCAAGGAACGGGCCGAGCACCTCATGCTGGTGGACCTCGGACGCAACGACGTCGGGCGGGTGGCCCGCATCGGCACCGTCCGGGTCAACGACCTCATGGTGGTGGAGCGCTACTCCCACGTGATGCACCTCGTCTCCGGGGTGACCGGGCGGCTCGCCGAGGGCCGGGACATGTTCGACGTGCTCCGGGCCTGCTTCCCCGCCGGGACGGTGAGCGGCGCGCCCAAGATCCGCGCCATGGAGATCATCGAGGAGCTCGAGCCCGTCCGGCGGGGGCCCTACGCGGGGGCCGTGGGCTACCTCGGCTTCTCCGGGAACATGGACCTCGCCATCACCATCCGGACCCTTTTCCAGAAGGGAGACCGGCTGTATCTTCAGGCGGGCGCCGGGATCGTGGCGGATTCCGACCCGGCCCGCGAGTGGGACGAGACCCTCAACAAGGGCCGGGCCCTCATGCGCGCCATCGACCTGGCCCAGGAGGGGCTCTGA
- a CDS encoding anthranilate synthase component II, with amino-acid sequence MLLVIDNYDSFTYNLVQALGTLGAEMRVIRNDEATVEEIAAWPVDRLLVSPGPCTPNEAGISVAAIRHFAGKVPILGVCLGHQSIGAAFGARVVRAGRLMHGKTSLVHHDGQGVFRGLPDPFEAMRYHSLLVEEGLPDCLVKTAWTAEGELMGLRHRELPVEGVQFHPESIMTPEGPALLRNFLEM; translated from the coding sequence ATGCTGCTGGTCATCGACAACTACGATTCCTTCACCTACAACCTCGTCCAGGCCCTCGGGACCCTGGGCGCCGAGATGCGGGTCATCCGCAACGACGAGGCCACGGTGGAGGAGATCGCCGCCTGGCCCGTGGACCGGCTCCTCGTCTCGCCGGGGCCCTGCACGCCCAACGAGGCGGGCATCTCCGTGGCGGCCATCCGCCACTTCGCCGGCAAGGTGCCCATCCTCGGGGTCTGCCTCGGCCACCAGTCCATCGGGGCGGCCTTCGGGGCCCGGGTGGTGCGGGCCGGCCGTCTCATGCACGGCAAGACCTCCCTGGTCCACCACGACGGGCAGGGGGTCTTCCGGGGGCTTCCCGATCCCTTCGAGGCCATGCGGTACCACTCGCTCCTGGTGGAGGAGGGCCTCCCCGACTGCCTGGTGAAGACGGCCTGGACCGCCGAGGGGGAGCTCATGGGGCTGCGCCACCGAGAGCTCCCGGTGGAGGGGGTGCAGTTCCACCCGGAGTCCATCATGACCCCGGAGGGGCCGGCGCTCCTCCGAAACTTCCTGGAGATGTGA
- the trpD gene encoding anthranilate phosphoribosyltransferase, with the protein MEAIRAAISALVEGQDLDEAAMAAVMGEIMEGAATPAQIGAFLTALRLKGETVAEITGAARVMRAKAEGIPVRRAPGEVLVDTCGTGGDGAATFNVSTTAAFVVAGAGVRVAKHGNRSVSSRSGSADVLEALGVDLSLAPEAVGRAVEEIGIGFLFAPALHPAMKHAIGPRREIGIRTLFNVLGPLTNPAGAEVQLLGVYDPALTAPLAEALGRLGAARAWVVHGAGGLDEVSLLGPTEVAEWTGSGVRTFRVGPEDAGLAPCRPEDLAGGDAAENARILEAVLSGEPGPRREMVLLNAGAAIHLAGKAPGLREGVRAAAEAVDSGAALAKLRALAGWRG; encoded by the coding sequence ATGGAGGCGATCCGCGCGGCCATCTCCGCCCTGGTGGAGGGGCAGGACCTGGACGAGGCGGCCATGGCGGCCGTCATGGGCGAGATCATGGAGGGCGCGGCCACCCCGGCCCAGATCGGCGCCTTCCTGACGGCGCTGCGGCTCAAGGGCGAGACGGTGGCCGAGATCACCGGGGCGGCCCGCGTCATGCGGGCCAAGGCCGAGGGGATACCGGTCCGCCGGGCGCCCGGCGAGGTCCTGGTGGACACCTGCGGGACGGGCGGCGACGGCGCGGCCACCTTCAACGTCTCCACCACCGCCGCCTTCGTGGTGGCCGGGGCGGGGGTCCGGGTGGCCAAGCACGGCAACCGGTCGGTCTCGAGCCGCTCCGGGAGTGCCGACGTCCTGGAGGCCCTCGGGGTGGACCTGTCGCTTGCGCCCGAGGCCGTGGGGCGCGCCGTGGAGGAGATCGGTATCGGCTTCCTCTTCGCCCCGGCCCTGCATCCCGCCATGAAGCACGCCATCGGCCCCCGGCGGGAGATCGGGATCCGGACCCTCTTCAACGTCCTCGGCCCCCTCACCAACCCGGCGGGGGCCGAGGTCCAGCTCCTCGGGGTCTACGACCCGGCCCTCACGGCCCCGCTGGCCGAGGCCCTTGGGCGCCTCGGCGCCGCCCGGGCCTGGGTGGTGCACGGGGCGGGGGGCCTCGACGAGGTGAGCCTCCTCGGGCCCACGGAGGTGGCGGAGTGGACCGGGTCGGGGGTCCGGACCTTCCGGGTGGGCCCCGAGGACGCGGGGCTCGCCCCCTGCCGCCCGGAGGATCTCGCCGGCGGGGACGCCGCCGAAAACGCCCGCATCCTGGAGGCCGTGCTCTCGGGCGAGCCCGGGCCCCGGCGGGAGATGGTGCTCTTGAACGCGGGGGCCGCCATCCACCTGGCCGGGAAGGCGCCGGGCCTGCGGGAGGGGGTCCGGGCGGCGGCCGAGGCCGTGGATTCCGGCGCGGCCCTGGCGAAGCTCCGGGCGCTTGCCGGGTGGCGGGGATGA
- the trpC gene encoding indole-3-glycerol phosphate synthase TrpC, which produces MNILETIVAHKREEVAARRRAGLRPPEREIAPHRPFRAALLDEPGVSVIAELKKASPSKGVLAADFRPLDLARRYRAGGAAAISVLTDERFFQGRIETLAAVREVVDLPLLRKDFLIDHFQVDEAFAWGADAVLLIAAILDRVLLGELLAHAREAGLDCLVEVHDERELEEVLAAGADLVGVNNRNLRDFTVSIETTLRLRERVPGEVPLVSESGISTPEDVARLRAAGVTAVLVGEGLVTAPDPAEAVRALRGAGAGR; this is translated from the coding sequence ATGAACATCCTCGAGACCATCGTGGCCCACAAGCGGGAGGAGGTGGCCGCCCGGCGGCGGGCGGGGCTCCGCCCCCCCGAGCGGGAGATCGCCCCGCACCGGCCGTTTCGCGCCGCCCTCCTGGACGAGCCGGGGGTCTCCGTCATCGCGGAGCTCAAGAAGGCCTCCCCCTCCAAGGGGGTCCTCGCGGCGGACTTCCGGCCCCTGGACCTCGCCCGCCGGTACCGGGCCGGCGGGGCGGCGGCCATCTCGGTCCTGACCGACGAGCGCTTCTTCCAGGGGCGGATCGAGACCCTCGCCGCGGTCCGCGAGGTGGTGGACCTCCCCCTCTTGCGAAAGGACTTCCTCATCGACCACTTCCAGGTGGACGAGGCCTTCGCCTGGGGCGCCGACGCGGTCCTCCTCATCGCGGCCATCCTGGACCGGGTGCTCCTCGGGGAACTCCTGGCCCACGCCCGGGAGGCCGGCCTCGACTGCCTGGTGGAGGTCCACGACGAGAGGGAGCTGGAGGAAGTCCTCGCGGCCGGGGCGGATCTCGTCGGCGTGAACAACCGCAACCTCCGGGACTTCACCGTCTCCATCGAGACCACCCTCCGGCTGCGGGAGCGCGTGCCCGGGGAGGTGCCCCTGGTGAGCGAGAGCGGGATCTCCACGCCGGAGGACGTGGCCCGGCTGCGGGCGGCCGGCGTCACCGCGGTGCTCGTGGGCGAGGGCCTGGTGACGGCCCCGGACCCGGCCGAGGCGGTCCGGGCGCTTCGCGGGGCGGGGGCGGGCCGGTGA
- a CDS encoding phosphoribosylanthranilate isomerase gives MTRVKVCGLTDAAEAVAVAAAGADAVGLVFAESPRRVSMETARGIVAALPPFVQSVGVFVDEDPARVAEVAAACGLDLLQFHGEEPPAYCARFAPRAVKARRVRSADDIEALRPYEAAVRAFLLDAWAPDAHGGTGRTFDWALAVRAVRELARPVILAGGLDPENVGRAVARVRPWAVDVSSGVERAPGRKDPARVAAFVRAVAAAPEPA, from the coding sequence GTGACCCGGGTCAAGGTCTGCGGCCTCACCGACGCGGCCGAGGCCGTGGCCGTGGCCGCCGCCGGGGCGGATGCCGTGGGGCTCGTCTTCGCGGAGAGCCCCCGCCGGGTGAGCATGGAGACGGCGCGGGGGATCGTGGCGGCCCTGCCGCCTTTCGTCCAGTCCGTGGGGGTCTTCGTGGACGAGGACCCCGCCAGGGTGGCGGAGGTGGCGGCGGCCTGCGGGCTCGACCTCCTCCAGTTCCACGGGGAGGAACCCCCCGCCTACTGCGCCCGGTTCGCCCCCCGGGCGGTGAAGGCCCGACGGGTCCGGTCCGCCGACGACATCGAGGCCTTGCGGCCCTACGAGGCGGCCGTCCGGGCCTTCCTCCTGGATGCCTGGGCCCCGGACGCCCACGGGGGAACCGGGCGGACCTTCGACTGGGCCCTGGCGGTCCGGGCGGTCAGGGAACTGGCTCGGCCGGTGATCCTCGCGGGGGGGCTCGACCCCGAAAACGTCGGCCGGGCCGTGGCCCGGGTACGGCCCTGGGCCGTGGACGTGAGCTCGGGGGTGGAGCGCGCCCCGGGCCGGAAGGACCCGGCCCGGGTGGCGGCCTTCGTCCGGGCCGTGGCCGCGGCCCCGGAGCCCGCCTGA
- the trpB gene encoding tryptophan synthase subunit beta, which produces MTQTKTKTPSALRARTAPADRAAPVRLSGPWPDRAGHFGPFGGRFVPETLMPALAELDAAWRAARRDPAFRAELRRILADYVGRPTPLYEASRLAEALGGHIRVFLKREDLTHTGAHKINNTIGQVLLARRMGKRRIIAETGAGQHGVATATAAALMGLECEVYMGLKDTVRQAMNVFRMELLGARVVPVDSGTRTLKDATNEAIRDWVTNVRDTYYIIGSVVGPHPYPVMVRDFQSVIGREARRQVRRAAGRLPDAVVACVGGGSNAMGIFHAFVRDRDVRLVGVEAAGEGLETDHHSATLSAGRPGVLHGAMSYLLQDRWGQVKGAHSVAAGLDYPGVGPEHSALKDAGRVEYAAVDDRQALDGFRLLCETEGIIPALESAHAVAYLRELAPALPRGGVVVLNLSGRGDKDVATVAELFAKEGGPTP; this is translated from the coding sequence ATGACACAGACCAAGACGAAGACGCCCTCCGCCCTTCGGGCCCGGACGGCACCGGCGGACCGCGCCGCGCCCGTACGGCTTTCCGGCCCGTGGCCGGACCGTGCGGGTCACTTCGGTCCCTTCGGCGGGCGGTTCGTCCCCGAGACCCTCATGCCGGCCCTGGCCGAACTCGACGCCGCCTGGCGGGCCGCCCGGCGGGACCCGGCCTTCCGCGCCGAGCTCCGGCGCATCCTCGCCGACTACGTGGGGCGCCCGACCCCCCTCTACGAGGCGAGCCGGCTGGCCGAGGCCCTCGGCGGCCACATCCGCGTCTTCCTGAAGCGGGAGGACCTCACCCACACCGGGGCCCACAAGATCAACAACACCATCGGCCAGGTGCTCCTGGCGCGGCGGATGGGCAAGCGCCGGATCATCGCCGAGACCGGCGCCGGCCAGCACGGGGTGGCCACGGCCACCGCCGCCGCCCTCATGGGCCTCGAGTGCGAGGTCTACATGGGGCTCAAGGACACGGTGCGCCAGGCCATGAACGTCTTCCGGATGGAGCTGCTCGGGGCCCGGGTGGTGCCGGTGGACTCCGGCACCCGGACGCTCAAGGACGCCACCAACGAGGCCATCCGCGACTGGGTCACCAACGTCCGCGACACCTACTACATCATCGGCTCCGTGGTGGGCCCCCACCCCTACCCGGTCATGGTCCGGGACTTCCAGAGCGTCATCGGCCGGGAGGCCCGGCGGCAGGTGCGTCGGGCCGCCGGGCGGCTGCCCGACGCGGTGGTGGCCTGCGTGGGGGGCGGCAGCAACGCCATGGGGATCTTCCACGCCTTCGTCCGCGACCGCGACGTCCGGCTCGTCGGCGTGGAGGCCGCCGGGGAGGGGCTCGAGACCGATCACCACTCCGCCACCCTCTCGGCGGGCCGCCCGGGCGTGCTCCACGGGGCCATGAGCTATCTCCTCCAGGACCGGTGGGGCCAGGTGAAGGGCGCCCACTCCGTGGCGGCGGGGCTCGACTATCCCGGCGTGGGGCCCGAGCACAGCGCCCTCAAGGACGCCGGCCGGGTGGAATACGCCGCCGTGGACGACCGGCAGGCCCTGGACGGCTTCCGGCTCCTCTGCGAGACCGAGGGGATCATCCCGGCCCTGGAGAGCGCCCACGCCGTGGCCTACCTCCGGGAGCTGGCCCCGGCACTGCCCCGGGGGGGCGTGGTGGTGCTCAACCTCTCGGGCCGGGGGGACAAGGACGTGGCCACGGTGGCGGAGCTCTTCGCCAAGGAGGGAGGACCGACGCCATGA
- the trpA gene encoding tryptophan synthase subunit alpha: MNRIDRAFSRLRRRGEAALIPFVTAGDPDLDTTEALVLEMARRGADIVELGIPFSDPLADGPTIQAASQRALEGGVTPAEILGLVRRIRRRSEVPLVLMGYYNPVLQFGLEAFAAAAAEAGADGTIVPDLPLEEAGPWSRAARAHGLANVLLAAPTTPPERVRRLAAATRGFLYYVSVAGITGARSELPPELAAALRAVKGLSRRPVAVGFGISRADQVAALAAVADGIIVGSALVRLVEAHCTRRDGRLAAGPGLVAAVGGFVAELKAATRTAAGRRG, encoded by the coding sequence ATGAACCGCATCGACCGGGCCTTCTCGCGCCTCAGGCGCCGCGGCGAGGCCGCGCTCATCCCCTTCGTCACCGCCGGCGACCCGGACCTCGACACCACCGAGGCCCTGGTGCTCGAGATGGCCCGCCGGGGGGCGGACATCGTGGAGCTTGGCATCCCCTTCTCCGATCCCCTGGCCGACGGGCCCACCATCCAGGCCGCCAGCCAGCGGGCCCTGGAGGGCGGGGTGACCCCGGCGGAGATCCTCGGCCTCGTCCGCCGGATCCGCCGCCGGTCCGAGGTCCCCCTGGTCCTCATGGGCTATTACAACCCGGTGCTCCAGTTCGGCCTCGAGGCCTTCGCCGCCGCGGCCGCCGAGGCGGGGGCCGACGGGACCATCGTCCCCGACCTTCCGCTGGAGGAGGCGGGTCCCTGGAGCCGGGCGGCGCGGGCCCACGGGCTCGCCAACGTCCTGCTCGCCGCCCCCACCACGCCGCCGGAGCGGGTGCGCCGCCTGGCCGCCGCCACCCGCGGCTTCCTCTACTACGTCTCGGTGGCCGGGATCACCGGGGCCCGGTCCGAGCTGCCGCCGGAACTCGCCGCGGCGCTCCGGGCCGTCAAGGGCCTCTCCCGCAGGCCCGTGGCGGTGGGGTTCGGCATCAGCCGGGCCGACCAGGTGGCGGCGCTGGCCGCCGTGGCCGACGGGATCATCGTGGGCAGCGCCCTGGTCCGCCTCGTGGAGGCCCACTGCACCCGCCGGGACGGCCGGCTCGCGGCCGGTCCCGGTCTCGTGGCCGCCGTGGGCGGCTTCGTGGCGGAGCTCAAGGCCGCCACGCGGACCGCGGCCGGGCGCCGGGGGTGA
- the uvrC gene encoding excinuclease ABC subunit UvrC, with product MILDLEGPDVLARVPARPGVYLFRAADGIVLYVGKAKALRQRLAAYLRPSAEPAPKTALMLARARRVELVLTGSEKEALLLEAALIKEHRPRYNVRLRDDKAYPFLRLSTGHPFPRLTVVRRRRPDGALYFGPYPSAGAVRATLRLLAPAFRLRSCSDHAFRHRRRPCLQYQIGRCSAPCVGRVSREAYAAQVREARLFLEGRTAPLLRQLRRRMAAEAEALRFEAAAELRDRIRAVESLVEGQAVVAGQGARWDVVGLAREGERAAAAVLRVRAGVLRGQETLELAGPGDVPDGEIVAAFLRDYYGAGRPVPPEVLVPVLPEEADVLAEGLREMAGRKVRLARALRGRRRRLAEMATRNAREALAAAGAERAAWTAVADRLVAVLGLRRRPRLVEGVDIATTGGEGAVAGLVAFRDGHPFRDGYRIYGIRTVAGMDDFAMIREAVERRLARAGEPGRGGWPDLLLVDGGRGQLGMAEAALAAAGAAGRVELVALAKDRDGGGERLYRPGRPEPIRLDRADPALLFLQRVRDEAHGFGNRFHGRRRDRGRLASSLRDVPGVGPGWERRLLARFGSIAGLRAAGREALRGVPGLPAALADRIYDHLHGGEG from the coding sequence GTGATCCTGGACCTCGAGGGCCCGGACGTCCTCGCCAGGGTGCCGGCCCGGCCGGGGGTGTACCTCTTCCGGGCGGCGGACGGGATCGTGCTCTACGTGGGAAAGGCCAAGGCCCTCCGGCAGCGCCTCGCCGCCTATCTTCGTCCCTCGGCGGAGCCGGCCCCCAAGACGGCCCTCATGCTGGCCCGGGCTCGGCGGGTGGAGCTGGTGCTCACCGGCTCCGAGAAGGAGGCCCTCTTGCTCGAGGCGGCGCTCATCAAGGAACACCGGCCCCGTTACAACGTCCGCCTGCGCGACGACAAGGCCTACCCCTTCCTGCGCCTGTCCACGGGGCACCCCTTCCCCAGGCTCACCGTGGTGCGGCGCCGCCGGCCCGACGGCGCCCTCTACTTCGGCCCCTACCCCTCGGCGGGGGCGGTGCGGGCCACGCTCCGGCTCCTGGCCCCGGCCTTCCGGCTCCGCTCCTGCTCCGACCATGCCTTCCGGCACCGGCGCCGGCCCTGCCTCCAGTACCAGATCGGCCGCTGCAGCGCGCCGTGCGTCGGCCGGGTGTCCCGGGAGGCCTACGCCGCCCAGGTGCGGGAGGCGCGGCTCTTCCTGGAGGGGCGGACGGCGCCGCTGCTCCGCCAGCTCCGCCGGCGGATGGCGGCCGAGGCCGAGGCGCTTCGCTTCGAGGCGGCGGCGGAGCTCCGGGACCGCATCCGGGCGGTGGAGTCGCTGGTGGAGGGCCAGGCCGTGGTGGCGGGGCAGGGGGCCCGATGGGACGTGGTGGGGTTGGCCCGGGAGGGGGAGCGGGCGGCGGCGGCGGTGCTCCGCGTCCGCGCCGGGGTGCTGCGGGGCCAGGAGACCCTGGAACTCGCCGGCCCGGGGGACGTCCCCGACGGGGAGATCGTGGCGGCCTTTCTCCGCGACTACTACGGGGCCGGGCGCCCGGTGCCGCCGGAGGTCCTGGTGCCCGTCCTCCCGGAGGAGGCCGACGTCCTCGCCGAGGGCCTCCGGGAGATGGCCGGCCGGAAGGTCCGGCTCGCCCGCGCCCTCCGGGGACGCCGCCGGCGGCTGGCGGAGATGGCGACGCGGAACGCCCGGGAGGCCCTGGCGGCGGCCGGCGCGGAACGGGCGGCCTGGACGGCCGTGGCCGACCGGCTGGTGGCGGTGCTCGGCCTCCGGCGCCGCCCCCGGCTCGTGGAGGGGGTGGATATCGCCACCACCGGGGGAGAGGGCGCGGTGGCGGGGCTCGTGGCCTTCCGCGACGGGCACCCCTTCCGGGACGGCTACCGGATCTACGGGATCCGGACCGTCGCCGGGATGGACGACTTCGCCATGATCCGCGAGGCCGTGGAGCGGCGGCTGGCGCGGGCCGGGGAACCCGGCAGGGGCGGCTGGCCCGACCTCCTGCTCGTCGACGGCGGCCGGGGACAGCTCGGGATGGCGGAGGCGGCCCTGGCGGCGGCGGGCGCCGCCGGCCGGGTGGAACTGGTGGCCCTGGCCAAGGACCGGGACGGCGGGGGGGAGCGGCTCTACCGGCCCGGGCGGCCGGAGCCCATCCGCCTGGACCGGGCCGATCCCGCCCTCCTCTTCCTCCAGCGGGTCCGGGACGAGGCCCACGGCTTCGGAAACCGCTTCCACGGGCGGCGCCGCGACCGGGGCCGCCTGGCCTCCAGCCTCCGGGACGTCCCGGGGGTGGGGCCGGGCTGGGAGCGGCGCCTGCTCGCCCGGTTCGGCAGCATCGCCGGCCTCCGGGCCGCCGGCCGCGAGGCGCTCCGCGGGGTGCCCGGGCTGCCCGCCGCCCTGGCGGACCGGATCTACGACCACCTCCACGGGGGGGAGGGCTAG